A DNA window from Kitasatospora atroaurantiaca contains the following coding sequences:
- a CDS encoding bpX6 domain-containing protein, with translation MSGTAAGAFRISVLASGFVLDVPVIGRAEAADRVMAAWQDGAELRQLPQGSWLLRLATAVQLRADRAPGLPLVDRDGALVAVGADGDGAADEVVLLHGGVIRRHRITELPAVDPADWLEVSGLTVHQLTPLELPVEPETVLDEVPVRPQPDLRVAARLRPRSRRARLMTARVPFQPLWSALGRVYRSLELVLCGVLVLGFAGAVAEKLSDEVAAPPAADLVDALLRGLLLLTVVALVLLAGSRVARGRAAKASVASVPGRRAARAAATARRRRLTTHLRGLLAQLAMRSPAAPVVRARHERYLRELTSAFEQRRWEDALRDAIALASEAGDSGSRWLDLRLPQRRTGALRARPYTVSSGGASLLSGLTIHQHLSRMYREAAQVLERDGRIEEAAFVLADLMHAGEEAVALLERHGRFEQAAELAEGRALAPDLVVRLWWRAGERVRAIRTAQTRGAFASTVERLSPVDREAALELRRAWVRSCQQAGDRMGAVEAAWPEESLRPLIAADLRDGVAIGGSTQARALAHVLALQPGGATRELALATLESREPQHRGRREQLAAALARIPGADPAADRELATAAVRAVVRDRGFGRSVDDGTQRRLFTDLLERADPLAAADLRAPSPDRTGPARAIDLTAAHEPGRLPVLDAVALDSGSVLVACGEAGVRLLAPDGRTRARWDTPAHRLAVADHGSVVLLVARYGQVSEISRLDLATRAVRRWTALSVRDIVPSFDGRLLITLDDDGIAVIDTLAARPVVVWRELDREARVLGSIARTATSCSAVVASGALVERWRWDLPGWQLRSRMSLSDDELPHALLASGPMLSVRPEPVTGGSLVQWHGEGPATHRPIEDGAAFGLSTHGDLHAVVLPQADGAVRVEAGVGSDPVPTVCAVFPGADPAGIGSRLHGGSVAVWHRDGRVVAAAADGGRVLANLRVTLA, from the coding sequence GTGAGCGGCACTGCGGCCGGGGCCTTCCGGATTTCGGTCCTGGCCTCGGGGTTCGTCCTGGACGTCCCGGTGATCGGCAGGGCCGAGGCCGCCGACCGGGTCATGGCCGCCTGGCAGGACGGGGCCGAGCTTCGTCAACTGCCGCAGGGTTCCTGGCTGCTCCGGCTGGCCACGGCGGTTCAGCTGCGCGCCGACCGTGCGCCGGGCCTGCCGCTGGTCGACCGTGACGGCGCCCTGGTCGCCGTCGGCGCGGACGGCGACGGGGCCGCGGACGAGGTGGTCCTGCTGCACGGTGGTGTGATCCGGCGTCACAGGATCACCGAGCTGCCGGCGGTGGACCCGGCCGACTGGCTCGAGGTCTCCGGACTGACGGTACATCAACTGACCCCACTGGAGCTTCCGGTGGAGCCGGAGACGGTGCTGGACGAGGTGCCCGTCCGGCCACAGCCGGATCTGCGCGTGGCGGCCCGACTGCGGCCCAGGTCGCGGCGGGCCCGGCTCATGACGGCTCGAGTCCCCTTCCAGCCGCTGTGGTCGGCGCTGGGCAGGGTGTACCGGTCGCTCGAACTCGTGCTCTGCGGCGTGCTCGTCCTCGGGTTCGCCGGGGCGGTCGCTGAGAAGCTGTCCGATGAGGTGGCGGCCCCGCCCGCGGCGGACCTCGTGGACGCCCTTCTTCGTGGCCTGCTCCTGCTCACGGTCGTCGCTCTGGTTCTCCTCGCGGGATCCCGCGTGGCCCGTGGCCGGGCTGCCAAGGCCTCGGTCGCGTCCGTGCCGGGCCGGCGCGCCGCCCGGGCGGCCGCCACCGCCCGGCGCAGGCGCCTGACCACTCACCTGCGCGGTCTGCTGGCCCAGTTGGCCATGCGCAGCCCGGCCGCGCCTGTGGTACGCGCCCGGCACGAGCGCTACCTGCGCGAACTGACCAGCGCATTCGAGCAGCGACGGTGGGAGGACGCGCTACGGGATGCCATCGCGCTTGCGTCGGAGGCGGGCGACAGCGGGAGCAGGTGGCTCGACCTCCGCTTGCCTCAGCGGCGCACCGGCGCGCTGCGGGCCCGCCCGTACACCGTCAGCTCCGGCGGGGCCTCGCTGCTGTCGGGCCTGACCATCCATCAGCACCTCAGCCGGATGTACCGGGAGGCGGCCCAGGTCCTGGAACGGGACGGCAGGATCGAGGAAGCGGCGTTCGTCCTGGCGGATCTGATGCACGCCGGCGAAGAGGCGGTCGCTCTGCTCGAACGCCATGGTCGGTTCGAACAGGCGGCGGAACTGGCCGAGGGGCGTGCGCTCGCCCCCGACCTGGTGGTGCGGCTGTGGTGGCGGGCAGGCGAGCGCGTTCGCGCCATCCGGACAGCCCAGACCAGGGGCGCGTTCGCGAGTACCGTCGAGCGGCTCTCCCCGGTGGACCGCGAGGCCGCCCTCGAACTGCGCAGGGCCTGGGTGCGCTCCTGCCAGCAGGCGGGCGACCGTATGGGCGCGGTCGAGGCGGCCTGGCCGGAGGAGTCGCTGCGACCGCTCATCGCGGCCGATCTGCGGGACGGTGTGGCGATCGGAGGCTCCACCCAGGCCCGGGCTCTCGCCCACGTGCTGGCGCTCCAACCCGGTGGTGCCACTCGTGAGCTTGCGCTGGCGACGCTGGAGAGTCGCGAGCCGCAGCACCGCGGCCGGCGCGAGCAACTGGCCGCCGCGCTGGCCCGCATTCCCGGCGCCGACCCGGCCGCCGACCGTGAACTGGCCACCGCCGCCGTGCGAGCCGTGGTCCGCGACCGTGGCTTCGGCAGGTCGGTCGACGACGGCACCCAGCGAAGGCTCTTCACCGACCTGCTGGAGCGGGCCGACCCTCTCGCCGCCGCCGACCTGCGTGCCCCGAGCCCGGACCGCACCGGCCCGGCCCGGGCGATCGACCTCACCGCCGCCCACGAGCCGGGCCGACTCCCGGTCCTGGACGCCGTCGCCCTCGACTCCGGCTCGGTCCTGGTGGCATGCGGTGAGGCCGGTGTGCGGCTGCTCGCGCCCGACGGCAGGACCCGGGCTCGCTGGGACACCCCGGCGCATCGGCTGGCGGTGGCCGACCACGGCTCCGTCGTGCTGCTCGTGGCCCGGTACGGACAGGTCAGCGAAATCTCCCGGCTGGATCTCGCCACCCGGGCTGTGCGCCGCTGGACGGCACTGAGCGTGCGGGACATCGTTCCGTCCTTCGACGGACGCCTGCTCATCACGCTCGATGACGACGGAATCGCCGTCATCGACACCCTCGCCGCCCGCCCCGTCGTCGTCTGGCGGGAGCTCGACCGGGAAGCGCGGGTGCTCGGCAGCATCGCCCGCACCGCGACCAGCTGCAGCGCCGTGGTGGCCTCCGGTGCCCTGGTCGAACGCTGGCGTTGGGACCTGCCCGGGTGGCAGCTCCGATCCCGGATGAGCCTGTCGGACGACGAGCTGCCTCATGCCCTGCTGGCGTCCGGGCCGATGCTGTCGGTCCGTCCCGAACCCGTCACCGGCGGTTCGCTGGTCCAGTGGCACGGTGAGGGCCCCGCCACCCATCGCCCCATCGAGGACGGGGCCGCCTTCGGGCTCAGCACCCACGGCGACCTGCACGCCGTCGTCCTGCCGCAGGCCGACGGCGCGGTCCGCGTGGAAGCGGGTGTCGGATCAGACCCTGTTCCGACCGTGTGCGCCGTCTTCCCGGGTGCGGACCCGGCCGGGATCGGCAGTCGACTGCACGGTGGCTCGGTGGCCGTCTGGCACCGTGACGGCCGGGTCGTCGCTGCGGCGGCGGACGGAGGCCGCGTTCTGGCCAATCTGCGGGTGACCCTCGCGTGA
- a CDS encoding GuaB1 family IMP dehydrogenase-related protein: protein MRFLNDQTPAYDLTYDDVFMVPSRSAVGSRQGVDLSSNDGSGTTIPLVVANMTAIAGRRMAETVARRGGLVAIPQDIPTEVIAEVIGWVKQRHLVHDTALTLAPGDTVADALSLLPKRAHNALVVVEDGKPVGVVTESDCHGVDRFTSLSEVMSRDLLLLEEGIDPHAAFEKLNEAHRKLAPVVDAEGKLVGLLTRKNALRATLYTPATDANGRLRIAATVGINGDVAGKAKALIEAGADVLVVDTAHGHQETMISALRAVRGLDPQIPIVAGNVVSAAGVRDLVEAGADILKVGVGPGAMCTTRMMTGVGRPQFSAVLECAAEARRLGKHVWADGGIRHPRDVAMALAAGASNVMIGSWFAGTYESPGDLHTAPDGRQYKESFGMASARAVRNRTSEESAYDRARKALFEEGISTSRMFIDPARPGVEDLIDSIVAGVRSSCTYAGANSLEEFHEKAIVGVQSAAGYAEGKPLHSSWGV from the coding sequence ATGCGCTTCCTGAACGACCAGACGCCCGCCTACGACCTTACGTACGACGACGTCTTCATGGTCCCGAGCCGTTCCGCCGTGGGCTCCCGGCAGGGCGTCGACCTCTCGTCGAACGACGGCAGCGGCACCACCATCCCGCTGGTGGTCGCCAACATGACCGCGATCGCCGGCCGCCGGATGGCGGAGACCGTCGCGCGTCGCGGCGGCCTGGTGGCCATCCCGCAGGACATCCCGACCGAGGTCATCGCCGAGGTGATCGGCTGGGTCAAGCAGCGCCACCTGGTGCACGACACCGCGCTCACCCTCGCCCCCGGCGACACCGTCGCCGACGCACTCTCCCTCCTGCCCAAGCGCGCGCACAACGCGCTCGTGGTGGTCGAGGACGGCAAGCCCGTCGGTGTCGTGACCGAGTCCGACTGCCACGGCGTGGACCGCTTCACCAGCCTGTCCGAGGTGATGTCCCGCGACCTGCTGCTGCTGGAGGAGGGCATCGACCCGCACGCGGCCTTCGAGAAGCTCAACGAGGCGCACCGCAAGCTCGCCCCGGTGGTTGACGCCGAGGGCAAGCTGGTCGGCCTGCTGACCCGCAAGAACGCCCTGCGCGCGACCCTCTACACCCCCGCCACCGACGCCAACGGCAGGCTGCGGATCGCCGCCACGGTCGGCATCAACGGCGATGTGGCCGGCAAGGCGAAGGCCCTGATCGAGGCCGGCGCCGACGTGCTGGTGGTCGACACCGCGCACGGCCACCAGGAGACGATGATCAGCGCGCTGCGCGCGGTCCGCGGCCTGGACCCGCAGATCCCGATCGTGGCGGGCAACGTGGTCTCCGCCGCGGGTGTCCGCGACCTCGTCGAGGCGGGCGCCGACATCCTCAAGGTCGGTGTCGGCCCCGGCGCGATGTGCACCACCCGGATGATGACGGGCGTCGGCCGCCCGCAGTTCTCCGCTGTGCTCGAGTGCGCCGCCGAGGCGCGCCGGCTCGGCAAGCACGTGTGGGCCGACGGCGGTATCCGCCACCCGCGCGACGTCGCCATGGCGCTCGCCGCCGGCGCCTCCAACGTGATGATCGGCTCGTGGTTCGCCGGTACGTACGAGTCGCCCGGCGACCTGCACACCGCCCCCGACGGCCGCCAGTACAAGGAGAGCTTCGGCATGGCGTCCGCCCGCGCCGTGCGCAACCGGACCTCCGAGGAGTCCGCGTACGACCGCGCCCGCAAGGCGCTCTTCGAGGAGGGCATCTCCACCTCGCGGATGTTCATCGACCCGGCCCGCCCGGGCGTCGAGGACCTGATCGACTCGATCGTCGCGGGCGTGCGCAGCTCCTGCACGTACGCGGGCGCGAACAGCCTGGAGGAGTTCCACGAGAAGGCGATCGTGGGCGTCCAGAGCGCGGCCGGCTACGCCGAGGGCAAGCCGCTGCACTCCAGCTGGGGCGTGTAG
- a CDS encoding DUF5995 family protein, whose amino-acid sequence MTQLTDSALPVDQVIDRMRELQQGLPEADGVAVFNRMYLTVTELVRERLAATFFDDPTGVAHLDAVFARRYLAAVDASGSGDRPTACWRPLFELRGHPGIHPLQFALAGMNAHIEHDLPLSVLDTCRELGREPEDVEADYHRINDLLAQVEARVREELLPEPEAVRIADPLLHVVGVWSIDRARDAAWASLLGLWELQEAPLAYHAVAAALSRSVGMVSRALLTPLDGYGRPPAAAGSRP is encoded by the coding sequence ATGACACAGCTGACGGACAGTGCACTGCCGGTCGACCAGGTCATCGACCGGATGAGGGAGCTTCAGCAGGGACTGCCCGAGGCGGACGGCGTGGCCGTCTTCAACCGGATGTACCTGACCGTCACCGAACTGGTCCGGGAGCGGCTCGCGGCCACCTTCTTCGACGATCCCACAGGCGTCGCACATCTCGACGCGGTCTTCGCCCGGCGCTACCTGGCGGCCGTGGACGCGTCCGGGTCGGGTGACAGACCCACCGCCTGCTGGCGGCCGTTGTTCGAGCTGCGCGGGCACCCGGGGATCCACCCGCTGCAGTTCGCGCTGGCCGGCATGAACGCCCACATCGAGCACGACCTCCCGCTCTCCGTGCTGGACACCTGCCGCGAGCTCGGCCGTGAGCCCGAGGACGTCGAGGCCGACTACCACCGCATCAACGACCTGCTGGCCCAGGTCGAGGCGCGGGTACGGGAGGAGCTGCTCCCGGAGCCGGAGGCGGTACGGATCGCCGATCCGCTGCTGCACGTGGTCGGCGTGTGGAGCATCGACCGGGCGAGGGACGCCGCCTGGGCCAGCCTGCTCGGCCTCTGGGAGCTTCAGGAGGCGCCGCTGGCGTACCACGCGGTCGCGGCGGCGCTGTCGCGCTCGGTCGGCATGGTGAGCCGCGCCCTGCTCACCCCGCTGGACGGCTACGGCCGGCCCCCCGCCGCAGCGGGAAGCCGGCCGTAG
- a CDS encoding MarR family winged helix-turn-helix transcriptional regulator, with protein sequence MTKLSQVTDGELLRLDHQICFSLHAASRAFGSVYRVALKDLGLTYPQYLVMLVLWEHGELPVKQIGEHLRLDSGTLSPLLKRLEATGYVRRTRSTEDERSVTVQLTEAGADLREQAVCVPRRIIEATDLSLDEATALQSLLARVTRSLDIAALEG encoded by the coding sequence ATGACCAAGCTGTCCCAGGTGACCGACGGCGAGCTGCTCCGGCTCGACCACCAGATCTGCTTCTCGCTGCACGCCGCCTCGCGAGCCTTCGGCAGCGTGTACCGCGTGGCACTGAAGGATCTCGGGCTCACCTATCCGCAGTACCTGGTCATGCTGGTGCTCTGGGAGCACGGCGAGCTGCCCGTCAAGCAGATCGGCGAGCACCTGCGACTGGACTCCGGCACCCTCTCGCCGCTGCTCAAGCGGCTCGAAGCCACCGGCTACGTCCGGCGCACGCGCAGCACCGAGGACGAGCGCTCCGTCACCGTCCAGCTCACCGAGGCCGGTGCGGACCTGCGCGAGCAGGCCGTCTGCGTGCCCCGCCGGATCATCGAGGCCACCGACCTCTCCCTGGACGAGGCCACTGCCCTCCAGTCCCTCCTGGCCCGGGTCACCCGCTCCCTGGACATCGCCGCCCTGGAGGGCTGA
- a CDS encoding organic hydroperoxide resistance protein, whose protein sequence is MDALYTAVATANGREGRAVSSDGQVDLPLAMPPALGGNGQGTNPEQLFAAGYAACFASALGLVGRQSRVDTSDVSVTAEVSIGKDETSFGLSVVLRVELPDALAGETGQLLIKQAHEVCPYSKATRGNIPVELVVE, encoded by the coding sequence ATGGACGCGCTGTACACCGCTGTCGCCACCGCCAACGGGCGTGAGGGCCGTGCCGTCAGCTCCGACGGCCAGGTGGATCTCCCGCTGGCGATGCCGCCGGCACTCGGAGGCAACGGCCAGGGCACCAACCCCGAGCAGCTCTTCGCCGCCGGGTACGCCGCCTGCTTCGCCAGCGCCCTGGGCCTGGTCGGCCGCCAGAGCCGGGTCGACACCAGCGACGTCTCGGTCACCGCCGAGGTCTCCATCGGCAAGGACGAGACCAGCTTCGGCCTCTCCGTGGTGCTCCGCGTCGAGCTTCCGGACGCCCTCGCGGGCGAGACCGGCCAGCTGCTGATCAAGCAGGCCCACGAGGTCTGCCCCTACTCCAAGGCCACCCGCGGCAACATCCCCGTCGAGCTCGTCGTCGAGTAG
- a CDS encoding SDR family NAD(P)-dependent oxidoreductase, with amino-acid sequence MTNTPQTKPVAVITGASRGLGLELARALAEDGWRLVLTARNPEALASAETELKARTETVALAGSVVDDDHRERLAEAAASLGGASLLVNNASTLTGYELAGAAMPPLADFPLPGLLETFEVNILGPVALTQLLLPQLRARHGAIINLSSDAAVEAYAGWGGYGASKAALDHASATLAVEEPELRVWAVDPGDMRTRMHQDAFPGEDISDRPLPVTVVPAFLALLHERPASGRYRAADLAADRAVDPTEGK; translated from the coding sequence ATGACGAACACACCGCAGACCAAGCCCGTCGCCGTGATCACCGGAGCCTCGCGGGGCCTCGGCCTCGAGCTGGCCCGGGCGCTCGCCGAGGACGGCTGGCGGCTCGTCCTCACTGCCCGCAATCCCGAGGCGCTGGCCTCGGCCGAGACCGAGCTCAAGGCCCGCACCGAGACCGTGGCGCTGGCCGGCTCCGTCGTCGACGACGACCACCGCGAGCGCCTCGCCGAGGCCGCCGCGTCGCTCGGCGGAGCGTCCCTCCTGGTCAACAACGCCTCCACCCTTACGGGGTACGAGCTCGCCGGCGCGGCCATGCCGCCTCTGGCGGACTTCCCGCTGCCCGGCCTGCTGGAGACCTTCGAGGTCAACATCCTCGGCCCGGTCGCGCTCACCCAGCTGCTGCTGCCGCAGTTGCGTGCGCGGCACGGCGCGATCATCAACCTCAGCTCCGACGCCGCCGTCGAGGCGTACGCCGGCTGGGGCGGCTACGGCGCCAGCAAGGCCGCGCTGGACCACGCCTCCGCGACCCTCGCCGTCGAGGAGCCCGAGTTGCGCGTCTGGGCCGTCGATCCGGGCGACATGCGGACCCGGATGCACCAGGACGCCTTCCCCGGCGAGGACATCTCCGACCGGCCGCTGCCCGTCACCGTCGTCCCCGCCTTCCTCGCACTGCTCCACGAGCGCCCCGCCTCGGGCCGCTACCGCGCGGCCGATCTCGCCGCCGATCGCGCCGTCGATCCGACGGAGGGGAAGTGA
- a CDS encoding S-adenosylmethionine:tRNA ribosyltransferase-isomerase has protein sequence MTTALETGFDFTVPPELSAHAPAEARGLARDRIRMLVGRREGLITEHRSFAELPEVLRPGDLLVVNNSATLPAALPGRLPDGTAVALHLSSARPDPRGHHLVELRRPAAGASEYFPPDRSPARPGLHVTLPGGASAELTAPYTPRLWHARLSLPGELTAYLARHGRAIRYGYVDRDWPIEAYQTVFASEPGSSEMPSAARPFTAELVARLVAGGVLVAPITLHTGVASPEAHEAPYPERFRVPGTTARLAEHVRSQGGRVIAVGTTAVRALESAVGPDGRLRAAEGWTELVITPERGVRAVDGLLTGWHEPRASHLLMLQAVAGRPLLDRCYAEAVEGRYLWHEFGDVNLLLP, from the coding sequence ATGACCACCGCCCTGGAGACCGGATTCGACTTCACCGTCCCGCCCGAGCTCTCCGCCCACGCCCCGGCGGAGGCGCGGGGCCTGGCCCGCGACCGGATCCGGATGCTGGTCGGCCGCCGCGAGGGGCTGATCACCGAGCATCGCAGTTTCGCCGAGCTGCCCGAGGTGCTGCGCCCCGGTGACCTCCTGGTGGTCAACAACTCGGCCACCCTGCCGGCCGCACTGCCCGGCCGCCTTCCCGACGGCACGGCCGTCGCCCTGCACCTCTCCTCCGCCCGCCCGGACCCCCGCGGCCACCACCTGGTCGAGCTGCGCCGTCCGGCCGCCGGGGCCTCCGAGTACTTCCCGCCGGACCGCTCACCCGCCAGGCCCGGCCTGCACGTCACCCTGCCCGGGGGCGCGAGCGCCGAGCTCACCGCGCCGTACACCCCCCGGCTCTGGCACGCCAGGCTCAGTCTGCCCGGCGAGCTGACGGCCTACCTGGCCCGGCACGGCAGGGCGATCCGGTACGGCTACGTGGACCGGGACTGGCCGATCGAGGCGTACCAGACCGTCTTCGCCAGCGAGCCGGGCAGCAGCGAAATGCCCAGCGCGGCGCGGCCGTTCACCGCCGAGCTGGTGGCCAGGCTGGTCGCCGGGGGCGTCCTGGTCGCCCCGATCACGCTGCACACCGGCGTCGCCTCCCCGGAGGCGCACGAGGCGCCGTACCCGGAGCGGTTCCGCGTCCCCGGCACCACCGCGCGGCTCGCCGAGCACGTCCGCTCGCAGGGCGGCCGGGTGATCGCGGTCGGGACGACGGCCGTCCGCGCTCTGGAGTCCGCCGTCGGCCCGGACGGACGGCTGCGGGCCGCCGAGGGCTGGACCGAGCTGGTGATCACCCCCGAGCGCGGCGTCCGTGCGGTGGACGGCCTGCTCACGGGCTGGCACGAGCCGCGCGCCTCGCACCTGCTGATGCTGCAGGCCGTCGCCGGCCGCCCGCTGCTCGACCGGTGTTACGCCGAGGCGGTCGAAGGGCGCTACCTCTGGCACGAGTTCGGGGACGTCAACCTGCTGCTCCCATAG
- a CDS encoding response regulator transcription factor: MRYHGSSGAERIRVRLSAQDPISYAGLAGQLRPCPELRLLGEDEEGGAAVVVVALDRVGEEEVQTLRQLQRAAAGRIVLVGTELDDAGLVAAVECGVVGVVRRTEATAARLVQTIVAAARGEGTVPADLLGRLLEQVGRLQRQVLDPRGLAFTGLSAREIEVLRLVAAGHDTAEIAEALSFSERTVKNVLHEVTTRLQLRNRSHAVAYAMREGFI; this comes from the coding sequence ATGCGCTATCACGGGAGCAGTGGCGCCGAACGGATCCGGGTACGGCTCAGCGCCCAGGATCCGATCTCGTACGCGGGGCTGGCCGGCCAGCTCCGGCCGTGCCCGGAGCTGCGGCTGCTCGGCGAGGACGAGGAGGGCGGGGCGGCCGTGGTGGTCGTCGCGCTCGACCGGGTCGGCGAGGAGGAGGTGCAGACGCTGCGTCAGCTGCAGCGGGCGGCGGCGGGCCGGATCGTGCTGGTCGGCACCGAGCTCGACGACGCCGGGCTGGTCGCGGCCGTCGAGTGCGGAGTGGTCGGGGTGGTGCGGCGGACGGAGGCGACCGCCGCGCGGCTGGTGCAGACGATCGTCGCGGCGGCGCGGGGCGAGGGCACCGTACCGGCAGACCTGCTCGGACGGCTGCTGGAGCAGGTCGGCCGGCTGCAACGGCAGGTCCTCGACCCGAGGGGGCTGGCCTTCACCGGTCTGTCGGCACGCGAGATCGAGGTGCTGCGGCTGGTCGCGGCCGGGCACGACACCGCGGAGATCGCCGAGGCACTCTCCTTCTCCGAACGGACCGTCAAGAACGTCCTGCACGAGGTCACCACCCGCCTGCAACTGCGCAACCGCTCGCACGCCGTGGCGTACGCGATGCGGGAGGGATTCATCTAA